In Neofelis nebulosa isolate mNeoNeb1 chromosome 10, mNeoNeb1.pri, whole genome shotgun sequence, one DNA window encodes the following:
- the LOC131488746 gene encoding ATP synthase membrane subunit K, mitochondrial-like: MGLLHALKDTTSRIGFFCQIEILVGPETDAQFHFTGIKKYYKSYTLTGRMNCVLATYRGIALIVIYFKLRSKTTPAVKATQMDFKVYLIF; the protein is encoded by the coding sequence ATGGGGCTGCTGCATGCACTAAAGGACACAACCAGCAGAATTGGTTTCTTTTGCCAGATTGAAATCCTGGTAGGTCCAGAAACTGATGCCCAATTCCATTTCACTGGTATCAAAAAATATTACAAGTCTTATACTCTCACAGGGAGAATGAATTGTGTACTGGCCACATACAGAGGTATTGCTTTGATTGTCATATACTTCAAGTTAAGGTCTAAAACAACACCAGCTGTGAAAGCAACACAAATGGATTTTAAAGTGTACCTTATCTTCTAA